A DNA window from uncultured Methanoregula sp. contains the following coding sequences:
- a CDS encoding radical SAM protein, with product MRIIYEPRGRALEYAPLAVSLYRGCSHGCTYCFAPDVIHADREQFLQATPRKNAIPMLKADAAELAAAGDKREILMSFTTDPYQPIEQSYQLTAVAIGVLINAGLNFTILTKAGIPSLIDLERIQDAPDLFRYGTTLTLNREDERMKWEPFAAPTVDRCKALRIMHEHGIRTWVSLEPMIDPDQTLFLISVTHPYVDEYRLGALNHSEKKLTDAEMVDFVGKAHTLLKFYNKKFIFKKDLQPYLKAAGVSQ from the coding sequence GTGAGGATCATCTACGAGCCCCGGGGCCGTGCCTTGGAATACGCCCCGCTGGCAGTATCACTCTATCGCGGCTGTTCGCATGGGTGCACCTACTGCTTTGCTCCGGACGTAATCCACGCGGACCGTGAGCAATTCCTTCAGGCAACTCCGCGGAAGAACGCGATCCCGATGCTGAAAGCCGATGCCGCCGAGCTTGCAGCGGCCGGGGACAAGCGGGAGATCCTCATGAGTTTCACCACAGACCCGTACCAGCCCATCGAACAATCCTATCAATTAACCGCGGTGGCGATCGGGGTCTTGATAAACGCCGGCCTGAACTTTACCATTTTAACAAAAGCCGGGATCCCCTCTTTGATTGACCTCGAACGGATACAAGACGCCCCGGACCTGTTCCGGTACGGCACAACCCTGACCCTCAACCGGGAAGATGAAAGGATGAAATGGGAGCCCTTTGCAGCGCCAACGGTTGATAGGTGCAAAGCGCTCCGGATTATGCACGAGCACGGGATCCGTACATGGGTCTCTCTCGAACCGATGATTGATCCCGACCAAACACTATTCCTGATCTCGGTCACGCACCCTTATGTTGATGAGTACCGGCTCGGCGCTCTCAATCATTCCGAGAAGAAACTCACCGACGCCGAAATGGTGGATTTTGTAGGGAAAGCGCACACTCTCCTGAAATTCTACAATAAGAAATTCATCTTCAAGAAGGACCTGCAACCGTATCTAAAGGCAGCCGGGGTGAGTCAGTGA
- a CDS encoding DNA polymerase sliding clamp, which translates to MMKIPQQRLSALCDTLAALVPECKLMITADGLNTLAVDTANVGMVQVNLPKEQFDEYTETAKVEIGMDVPKWVAMLKIMNDSKSTIEIQLNDNKVRISDGKYTYTFTLLDPNTVRKRPNPPNITLPAHVVVNAKEFAEAIKAMGVVGDKCRLTALHDGEVLELSAEGETDTLRKELNVPVPGTAKKEPVSSLFSLDYLSDISKAMKDAGKITVCLGQDHPVRFDFELEGIESSFLVAPRIEDKE; encoded by the coding sequence ATGATGAAAATCCCCCAACAGCGCCTTTCGGCCCTCTGCGACACGCTCGCGGCCCTGGTGCCCGAATGCAAGTTGATGATCACGGCCGACGGCCTCAACACCCTCGCCGTGGACACTGCCAATGTCGGCATGGTCCAGGTCAACCTGCCAAAAGAACAGTTCGACGAATACACCGAGACCGCCAAAGTCGAGATCGGCATGGATGTCCCAAAATGGGTTGCGATGCTGAAAATCATGAACGACTCGAAGAGCACGATCGAGATCCAGCTCAATGATAACAAGGTCAGGATCTCGGACGGGAAATACACCTACACGTTCACGCTGCTGGATCCCAACACCGTAAGGAAACGCCCGAACCCGCCCAACATCACGCTCCCGGCACATGTCGTTGTCAATGCCAAAGAGTTCGCCGAAGCCATCAAGGCCATGGGCGTGGTGGGCGACAAGTGCCGCCTTACGGCATTGCATGACGGGGAAGTCCTGGAGCTGAGCGCGGAAGGAGAAACCGACACGCTCCGGAAAGAGCTCAACGTGCCGGTCCCCGGGACTGCCAAGAAGGAGCCCGTCTCCTCGTTGTTCTCGCTGGACTATCTCAGCGACATCAGCAAGGCGATGAAGGACGCCGGGAAAATCACGGTCTGTCTCGGGCAGGATCACCCGGTCCGGTTCGATTTCGAGCTGGAAGGTATAGAATCGAGTTTTCTCGTAGCGCCGAGAATCGAGGATAAGGAGTGA